The following coding sequences are from one Anas acuta chromosome 15, bAnaAcu1.1, whole genome shotgun sequence window:
- the USP7 gene encoding ubiquitin carboxyl-terminal hydrolase 7 — protein sequence MNHHQQQQQQHQKPGEQQLSEPEDMEMEAGDADDPPRITQNPVINGNVAMADGHNNTEEDMEDDTSWRSEATFQFTVERFNRLSESVLSPPCFVRNLPWKIMVMPRLYPDRPHQKSVGFFLQCNAESDSTSWSCHAQAVLKIINYKDDEKSFSRRISHLFFHKENDWGFSNFMAWSEVTDPEKGFIEEDKVTFEVYVQADAPHGVAWDSKKHTGYVGLKNQGATCYMNSLLQTLFFTNQLRKAVYMMPTEGDDSSKSVPLALQRVFYELQHSDKPVGTKKLTKSFGWETLDSFMQHDVQELCRVLLDNVENKMKGTCVEGTIPKLFRGKMVSYIQCKHVDYRSERIEDYYDIQLSIKGKKNIFESFIDYVAVEQLDGDNKYDAGEHGLQEAEKGVKFLTLPPVLHLQLMRFMYDPQTDQNIKINDRFEFPEQLPLDEFLQKTDPKDPANYILHAVLVHSGDNHGGHYVVYLNPKGDGKWCKFDDDVVSRCTKEEAIEHNYGGHDDDLSVRHCTNAYMLVYIRESKLSEVLQPVTDHDIPQQLVERLQEEKRIEAQKRKERQEAHLYMQVQIVAEDQFCGHQGNDMYDEEKVKYTVFKVLKNSTLTEFVQNLSQTMGFPQDQIRLWPMQARSNGTKRPAMLDNEADGNKTMIELSDNENPWTIFLETVDPEMAATGATLPKFDKDHDVMLFLKMYDPKTRSLNYCGHIYTPISCKIRDLLPVMCERAGFPQETNLILYEEVKPNLTERIQDYDVSLDKALDELMDGDIIVFQKDDPENDNSELPTAKEYFRDLYHRVDVIFCDKTIPNDPGFVVTLSNRMNYFQVAKTVAQRLNTDPMLLQFFKSQGYRDGPGNPLRHNYEGTLRDLLQFFKPRQPKKLYYQQLKMKITDFENRRSFKCIWLNSQFREEEITVYPDKHGCVRDLLEECKKVVELSEKGSGKLRLLEIVSYKIIGVHQEDELLECLSPATSRTFRIEEIPLDQVDIDKENEMLITVAHFHKEVFGTFGIPFLLRIHQGEHFREVMKRIQTMLDIQEKEFEKFKFAIVMMGRHQYLNEDEYEVNLKDFEPQPGNMSHPRPWLGLDHFNKAPKRSRYTYLEKAIKIHN from the exons ATACAAGTTGGCGATCAGAAGCAACATTTCAGTTTACAGTCGAACGCTTCAACAGATTGAGCGAGTCAGTTCTCAGTCCTCCCTGCTTTGTACGGAATTTGCCATGGAAGATCATGGTTATGCCACGACTCTACCCGGACAGACCACACCAAAAAAGTGTAGGATTCTTCCTACAGTGCAATGCTGAATCCGACTCCAC GTCATGGTCTTGTCACGCGCAAGCAGTTCTCAAGATAATAAactacaaagatgatgaaaaatCATTCAGCCGTCGTATTAGTCACTTGTTCTTTCATAAGGAAAATGACTGGGGCTTTTCCAACTTCATGGCCTGGAGT GAAGTTACTGATCCTGAAAAAGGCTTTATAGAAGAGGACAAAGTTACTTTCGAAGTCTACGTTCAAGCAGATGCTCCACATGGAGTGGC GTGGGATTCAAAGAAGCACACGGGATATGTTGGCTTGAAGAACCAGGGAGCAACTTGTTACATGAACAGTTTGTTACAgactttatttttcacaaatcaACTACGAAAG GCAGTGTACATGATGCCCACTGAAGGAGATGATTCATCCAAAAGTGTTCCTCTAGCATTGCAAAGAGTGTTTTATGAGCTGCAACATAGTGACAAACCAGTTGGAACTAAAAAGTTAACAAAATCTTTTGG GTGGGAAACTTTAGACAGCTTCATGCAACATGATGTCCAGGAATTATGTCGAGTG ctgcttGATAAcgtggaaaataaaatgaaaggcaCGTGTGTAGAAGGCACTATTCCTAAATTGTTCAGAGGGAAGATGGTG tCTTATATCCAATGTAAACATGTAGACTACCGATCTGAACGAATAGAAGATTATTATGACATCCAACTAAGtataaagggaaagaaaaata tttttgAGTCCTTCATTGACTATGTTGCAGTGGAACAGTTGGATGGTGATAACAAGTATGATGCAGGAGAACATGGCTTGcag GAGGCAGAGAAGGGTGTGAAGTTTCTCACATTGCCACCAGTATTACACCTACAGCTCATGAGATTTATGTATGATCCTCAGACTGACCAGAACATCAAGATAAATGATAG GTTTGAGTTCCCTGAACAGTTGCCACTAGATGAATTTTTGCAAAAAACAGATCCTAAAGATCCTGCAAATTACATTCTTCATGCAGTTCTAGTACACAGTGGAGATAACCATGGTGGACATTATGTTGTTTACTTAAATCCAAAGGGTGATGGCAAA TGGTGTAAATTTGATGATGATGTTGTATCAAGATGTACAAAGGAAGAAGCGATTGAACACAACTACGGAGGCCATGATGATGACTTATCTGTACGACACTGTACTAATGCGTACATGTTGGTTTACATCAGGGAATCAAAATTAA GTGAAGTTTTGCAGCCTGTCACGGACCACGATATTCCTCAGCAACTTGTAGAAAGGCtacaagaagagaaaagaatagaggctcagaagaggaaggagaggcaggAAGCTCATCTCTACATGCAAGTGCAG atAGTAGCAGAGGATCAGTTCTGTGGCCACCAAGGCAATGATATGTACGATGAAGAAAAAGTGAAGTATACTGTTTTCAAAGTATTAAAAAACTCCACGCTTACGGAATTTGTTCAAAACCTCTCTCAAACAATG ggaTTTCCACAGGATCAGATCAGATTATGGCCAATGCAAGCAAGAAGTAATGGAACGAAAAGACCTGCAATGTTAGATAATGAAGCAGATGGCAATAAAACA ATGATTGAGCTCAGTGACAATGAAAATCCATGGACAATATTTTTGGAAACAGTAGATCCAGAGATGGCTGCTACTGGAGCAACATTACCCAAGTTCGATAAAGATC ATGATGTAATGTTGTTCCTGAAAATGTATGATCCGAAGACTCGGAGTTTGAATTATTGTGGACATATCTACACACCTATATCCTGTAAAATAC GTGACTTGCTTCCAGTTATGTGTGAGAGAGCAGGATTTCCACAAGAAACTAACCTTATCCTCTATGAG GAAGTTAAACCCAATTTAACAGAAAGGATTCAAGACTATGATGTATCTCTTGATAAAGCTCTTGATGAACTCATGGATGGTGACATCATAGTGTTTCAGAA GGACGATCCAGAAAATGATAACAGCGAACTACCAACAGCTAAGGAATACTTCAGAGACCTCTATCATCGAGTGGATGTCATTTTCTGTGATAAAACCATCCCCAATGACCCTGGCTTTGTAGTTACTTTATCCAATAGAATGAACTACTTTCAG GTTGCAAAGACAGTTGCACAAAGACTTAATACGGATCCAATGTTATTACAGTTTTTCAAGTCTCAAGG ttaTAGGGATGGCCCTGGCAATCCTCTTAGGCATAATTATGAAGGTACTTTAAGAGATCTTCTGCAGTTCTTCAAGCCTAGGCAACCTAAAAAACTTTACTATCAACAG ctcaaaatgaaaataactgactttgaaaacagaagaagtTTTAAATGCATATGGCTAAATAGCCAGTTTAGGGAAGAG GAAATAACAGTATATCCAGATAAGCATGGGTGTGTGCGGGACCTGTTAGAAGAATGTAAAAAAGTTGTAGAACTCTCTGAAAAAGGTTCAGGGAAATTAAG GCTGCTAGAAATTGTAAGTTACAAAATAATTGGTGTCCATCAGGAAGACGAGCTGTTAGAGTGTTTGTCACCTGCAACAAGTCGAACGTTTCGAATAGAG GAAATTCCTCTGGACCAGGTAGATATagataaagaaaatgagatgcTAATCACAGTGGCACATTTCCACAAAGAGGTTTTTGGGACATTTGGAATTCCATTCTTGCTGAGGATACACCAG GGTGAACACTTCAGAGAAGTTATGAAGCGGATTCAGACAATGCTGGACatacaagaaaaagaatttgaaaag TTTAAATTTGCAATTGTAATGATGGGCCGACACCAATATCTCAATGAAGATGAGTATGAAGTGAACTTGAAAGATTTTGAGCCCCAACCTG gcAACATGTCTCATCCAAGGCCATGGCTAGGGCTTGACCATTTCAATAAAGCCCCAAAGAGAAGTCGCTACACTTACCTtgaaaaagctattaaaatcCATAACTGA